Proteins co-encoded in one Candidatus Thiodictyon syntrophicum genomic window:
- a CDS encoding S8 family serine peptidase, producing MSAPANRTPRRPYPGLRPFRRDESDLFFGRDDQVDQLLDKLAETRFLAVIGTSGSGKSSLVRAGLLPALDSGVLTRSIAAGPAPGTRWSIAELRPGEHPFRRLAAALQRSAGFQPAMPPAAADPIAPLEQALRRGPRALPWLLGLHPLPPGERLLILVDQFEELFRYRRADPADAAAFVALLLGATAHPDCFIVITLRPEYLGDCARFPGLPEAINAGLFLTPRLTPEQLADAVQLPARLPEFGGDLSPGLVHRLLAEASGEQDQLPLVQHLLMRLWDGTAPAPDGTRLLDEAGYEALGGLQRALNDHAEEALAELTQPGQQAIAEAMFRALTERTEGERDTRRPVPVREVADLTGSTPEQVIACAAPFRRADRSLLMPPPEQDLGPDDPLDITHEALIRQWRKLQAWIIDEAEKAEMYRRLESAARRWKEGKGALWIEPDLGIALDWVDQAHPTALWAARYGGDFDLAMSFLEDGRKAHDQDEFRRLMAGFAPPGVTSYSTTRSGNASASTARPGADPPASSVYRIEHETLNGRDYRDLSRDPEVRAMAPPIPIRLIRAVVQACDGPGPQDPEGSTWGLAAIGALSSPYTGRGIRVAVLDTGIDSGHEAFQDPGLKLVQQDFTGEGNGDRNGHGTYVAGTILGRPVDGRRIGVAPGVSLALIGKVIGQSASADTGTLLRAIQWATDAGAHIISLALGFDFPALVRRGTDDGMPVELAISRALKDYRDTLQLFDALATLIAAQVQAQSRTGRGPCALLITAAGDESRRDLRPEYRVAVSPPASADGFVSVGALDTAGPPHDRLSIAPFSNCHPQVCAPGVCVLSARAGGGLVRLSGTSMASSHVAGLAALWAERELGHSGAVRIATIGALLRGRAARERLEPGTDVADVGAGLVCAPQD from the coding sequence ATGAGCGCCCCCGCGAACCGCACCCCGCGCCGCCCCTACCCCGGCCTGCGCCCCTTCCGCCGCGACGAGTCGGACCTGTTCTTCGGCCGCGACGACCAGGTCGACCAGCTCCTGGACAAGCTCGCCGAGACCCGCTTCCTGGCCGTGATCGGGACCTCGGGCTCCGGCAAGTCGTCCCTGGTCCGCGCCGGGCTCCTGCCGGCGCTCGACAGCGGCGTCCTCACCCGGTCGATCGCCGCAGGCCCCGCCCCCGGCACCCGCTGGTCCATCGCCGAACTGCGCCCCGGCGAGCACCCCTTCCGCCGCCTCGCCGCCGCCCTGCAAAGGAGCGCGGGCTTCCAGCCCGCGATGCCCCCCGCCGCCGCCGACCCCATCGCGCCCCTGGAACAAGCCCTGCGCCGCGGCCCCCGCGCCCTCCCCTGGCTGCTCGGCCTGCACCCCCTGCCCCCCGGCGAACGCCTGCTGATCCTGGTCGACCAGTTCGAGGAGCTGTTCCGCTACCGCCGCGCCGACCCCGCCGACGCCGCCGCCTTCGTCGCGCTGCTGCTGGGCGCCACCGCCCACCCGGACTGCTTCATCGTCATCACCCTGCGCCCGGAGTACCTGGGCGACTGCGCCCGCTTCCCGGGGCTGCCCGAGGCGATCAACGCCGGGCTCTTCCTCACCCCGCGCCTGACCCCGGAGCAGCTCGCCGACGCCGTCCAGCTCCCCGCCCGGCTGCCCGAGTTCGGCGGCGACCTCAGCCCCGGCCTGGTCCACCGGCTCTTGGCCGAGGCGAGCGGCGAGCAGGACCAGTTACCCCTGGTGCAGCACCTGCTGATGCGCCTCTGGGACGGCACGGCCCCGGCACCGGACGGCACCCGACTCCTGGACGAGGCCGGGTACGAGGCCCTGGGCGGCCTGCAACGCGCCCTGAACGACCACGCCGAGGAGGCCCTGGCGGAACTCACGCAACCCGGTCAGCAGGCCATCGCCGAGGCGATGTTCCGTGCGCTGACCGAGCGCACCGAGGGCGAGCGCGACACCCGCCGCCCGGTGCCGGTCCGCGAGGTCGCCGACCTCACCGGCAGCACCCCGGAGCAGGTGATCGCCTGCGCCGCCCCCTTCCGCCGCGCGGATCGCAGCCTCCTCATGCCGCCGCCGGAGCAGGACCTGGGTCCGGACGACCCGCTCGACATCACCCACGAGGCACTGATCCGCCAATGGCGTAAGCTCCAGGCATGGATTATCGACGAGGCTGAAAAAGCCGAGATGTACCGGCGCCTGGAGTCCGCCGCTCGCCGCTGGAAAGAGGGAAAGGGGGCGCTCTGGATCGAGCCGGATTTGGGGATCGCGCTCGATTGGGTCGACCAAGCGCATCCCACCGCCCTTTGGGCCGCCCGATACGGTGGCGACTTCGATCTTGCCATGAGCTTTCTCGAGGATGGGCGCAAAGCTCACGACCAGGACGAATTCCGCCGTCTGATGGCGGGCTTCGCCCCGCCCGGCGTGACCAGTTATTCGACGACCCGGAGTGGCAACGCCTCTGCGTCAACCGCGAGGCCCGGGGCCGATCCGCCCGCGTCCTCCGTCTACCGCATTGAGCACGAGACGCTCAACGGCCGGGACTACCGCGACCTGAGTCGGGACCCGGAGGTGCGGGCCATGGCCCCGCCCATTCCCATCCGGCTCATCCGGGCGGTCGTTCAGGCGTGCGACGGTCCGGGTCCGCAGGACCCCGAGGGTTCTACCTGGGGCTTGGCCGCGATCGGCGCCCTGTCGAGCCCTTATACCGGACGCGGTATCCGCGTCGCGGTACTCGACACGGGCATCGATTCCGGCCATGAGGCGTTTCAAGACCCGGGCCTGAAACTGGTCCAGCAGGACTTTACCGGCGAGGGGAACGGCGACCGCAACGGCCACGGTACCTATGTGGCTGGCACGATCTTGGGCCGCCCGGTTGACGGCCGGCGGATCGGCGTGGCACCCGGGGTCTCCCTGGCGCTGATCGGCAAGGTCATCGGCCAGAGCGCATCCGCCGACACCGGGACCCTGCTGCGGGCCATCCAATGGGCGACGGACGCCGGCGCCCACATCATTAGCCTCGCACTCGGATTCGATTTCCCGGCACTGGTCCGACGCGGTACCGACGATGGCATGCCAGTGGAACTTGCGATCTCCCGTGCACTGAAGGACTATCGCGATACCCTGCAACTCTTCGATGCGCTGGCCACGCTCATCGCGGCCCAGGTCCAGGCCCAGTCCCGCACCGGCCGGGGGCCATGCGCACTGCTGATTACCGCCGCCGGTGACGAGAGCCGGCGCGATCTGCGACCGGAGTACCGCGTTGCCGTCTCGCCCCCGGCGTCCGCAGATGGATTCGTTTCCGTAGGCGCACTGGACACCGCTGGCCCGCCCCATGACCGGCTGTCGATTGCCCCCTTCTCCAACTGTCACCCGCAGGTTTGCGCCCCCGGGGTCTGCGTGCTCTCGGCCCGGGCGGGCGGCGGACTTGTGCGCCTGAGCGGCACCAGTATGGCGAGCAGCCATGTTGCGGGCTTGGCGGCACTCTGGGCCGAACGGGAACTGGGGCACTCCGGTGCGGTTCGGATCGCGACAATCGGGGCGCTGCTTCGGGGGCGGGCCGCGCGGGAGCGGCTGGAGCCCGGAACCGATGTCGCGGATGTCGGGGCCGGACTGGTCTGCGCGCCGCAGGATTGA
- a CDS encoding sugar kinase → MIDRLTENKIVLITRRTRLAELIVRFNTLDQARFYVEHLGADFAEYQAEDQCYQAAVQDTQHRLERLGRVQALERAYVPNFLFGARDTVVVLGQDGLVANVLKYLDGQVLIGVNPDPARIEGVLVPFRPADLDAVVPAVFADRRPIRRVTMAEARLNTGETLYGVNDLFIGPRSHTSARYRLGIGDRAEDQSSSGIIVSTGLGATGWLRSIICGAGGIAGALSGHPLKLASPRSFQWDADYLYFSVREPWPSRTSAAEIAFGKITAATPLILESRMPEGGVIFSDGIESDFVRFNAGACATIRVAARQGRLVT, encoded by the coding sequence ATGATCGACCGGCTGACCGAAAACAAGATCGTCCTGATCACGCGGCGCACGCGGCTCGCGGAGCTGATCGTGCGCTTCAATACGCTCGACCAGGCGCGTTTCTATGTGGAGCACCTGGGCGCGGACTTCGCCGAATACCAGGCGGAGGACCAGTGCTATCAGGCGGCGGTGCAGGATACGCAGCACCGTCTGGAGCGGCTCGGGCGGGTGCAGGCACTGGAGCGCGCCTATGTCCCGAACTTCCTGTTCGGCGCCCGGGATACGGTCGTGGTGCTGGGGCAGGACGGGCTGGTGGCGAACGTACTCAAATATCTCGACGGACAGGTGCTGATCGGGGTCAATCCGGACCCGGCCAGGATCGAGGGGGTCCTGGTGCCCTTCCGACCCGCGGACCTGGACGCCGTGGTGCCCGCGGTGTTCGCCGACCGGCGCCCGATCCGCCGCGTCACGATGGCCGAGGCCAGACTGAACACCGGCGAGACCCTGTACGGTGTCAACGACCTCTTCATCGGTCCGCGCAGCCATACCTCGGCGCGCTATCGGCTCGGCATCGGCGACCGCGCGGAGGACCAGTCGTCGAGCGGCATCATCGTCTCCACCGGCCTGGGCGCCACGGGTTGGCTGCGTAGTATCATCTGCGGGGCGGGGGGCATCGCGGGTGCCCTGTCCGGGCACCCGCTCAAGCTCGCGTCACCCCGCTCATTCCAGTGGGACGCGGACTATCTGTATTTCTCGGTCCGGGAGCCCTGGCCGAGCCGGACCTCGGCGGCCGAGATCGCCTTCGGCAAGATCACGGCCGCCACCCCGCTGATCCTCGAGTCCCGGATGCCGGAGGGCGGGGTCATCTTCAGCGACGGGATCGAGTCCGACTTCGTGCGCTTCAACGCGGGTGCCTGTGCGACCATTAGGGTCGCCGCCAGGCAGGGGCGGCTGGTGACGTGA
- a CDS encoding toll/interleukin-1 receptor domain-containing protein, with product MDEPRHHFFVSYAWVDDQPFADPSPGAGHRAGWVSTFLDRLAKHLGRALDRTAEGERYWIDYERMRAGEPLAATIRAQLAGARLLLPILSPGWFASYWSWSTAAVPMRTWCATWPPA from the coding sequence ATGGACGAACCCCGCCACCACTTCTTCGTCAGCTACGCCTGGGTCGACGACCAGCCGTTCGCCGACCCGTCGCCGGGGGCCGGGCACCGTGCCGGGTGGGTGAGCACCTTCCTCGACCGCCTGGCCAAACACCTGGGGCGCGCCCTGGACCGCACCGCCGAGGGCGAGCGCTATTGGATCGACTATGAGCGGATGCGCGCCGGTGAACCCCTGGCCGCCACCATCCGCGCCCAACTCGCCGGCGCCCGCCTGCTGCTGCCGATCCTCTCGCCGGGCTGGTTCGCCTCCTACTGGTCCTGGTCAACGGCGGCAGTGCCGATGCGGACCTGGTGCGCGACCTGGCCGCCTGCCTGA
- a CDS encoding type II toxin-antitoxin system VapC family toxin, giving the protein MRLAYLDSCIVIYLIEKVDPFSEQTRRFLARNGDAVLFVSPLVRLEVIVKPLRDSAAQLVADYEDFLAAQNWLGIDDSIFDRACQLRARHGLKTPDALHLATALHHGCTEFWTNDDRLRVAAGGMSVDVLSG; this is encoded by the coding sequence ATGAGGTTGGCTTACCTTGATTCCTGCATCGTCATTTATCTGATCGAAAAGGTCGATCCTTTCAGCGAGCAAACTCGGCGGTTCCTGGCGCGCAACGGCGATGCAGTGCTGTTCGTGTCGCCCCTAGTTCGCCTGGAAGTCATCGTCAAACCGCTACGTGATTCTGCCGCACAACTCGTTGCCGATTATGAGGACTTTCTGGCCGCGCAGAACTGGCTCGGGATTGACGACAGCATCTTCGACCGCGCCTGCCAACTGCGCGCCCGTCACGGCCTGAAAACCCCGGACGCCTTGCACCTGGCAACAGCGCTACATCACGGCTGCACCGAATTCTGGACCAACGACGATCGACTGAGGGTGGCTGCGGGCGGTATGTCAGTCGATGTGCTTTCCGGTTGA
- a CDS encoding SPFH domain-containing protein yields the protein MFGIRFIKVAPTDFVIQFRRGERVREGAGLAFLYFAPTTSLVLIPIGSIEVPFIFEEVTADFQQVTVQGQITYRVADPQRLAQSMNFALTPNGRDYASEDARKLPQRLVNQVQVLTRVALQALPLRQALGRSDALVAALHQGLQGAEVVAALGVEVLGLSILAIRPTPETARALEAEAREQVLRQADEAIYARRNAAVEQERSIKENELNTEIAVENKKRQIKEAQMEAEKSVAQKRRELREAEMATQIALEEQKKDLIALSTVNARQEAETRAYGVATVMQALSQTDPRILEVLTQARMEPNQLVALAFKELAEGAQRIGQLNITPDLLRELMAGNPAD from the coding sequence ATGTTCGGCATTCGCTTCATCAAGGTCGCACCGACCGATTTCGTCATCCAGTTCAGGCGCGGTGAGCGCGTCCGTGAGGGGGCGGGGCTCGCCTTCCTGTATTTTGCGCCGACGACCTCGCTGGTCCTGATCCCGATCGGCAGTATCGAGGTGCCCTTCATCTTCGAGGAGGTGACCGCGGATTTTCAGCAGGTCACGGTCCAGGGGCAGATCACCTACCGGGTGGCGGACCCGCAGCGGCTCGCGCAGTCGATGAACTTCGCCCTGACGCCGAACGGTCGGGACTACGCATCCGAGGACGCAAGGAAGCTGCCCCAGCGGCTGGTCAATCAGGTGCAGGTCCTGACGCGCGTCGCGCTGCAGGCCCTGCCGCTGCGCCAGGCGCTCGGCCGCTCGGACGCCCTGGTCGCGGCCCTGCATCAGGGGTTGCAGGGGGCGGAGGTCGTTGCCGCCCTGGGCGTCGAGGTGCTCGGACTCTCGATCCTGGCGATCCGACCCACGCCGGAGACGGCGCGCGCGCTCGAGGCGGAGGCGCGCGAGCAGGTCCTGCGCCAGGCCGACGAGGCGATCTACGCCCGGCGCAACGCGGCCGTGGAGCAGGAGCGCTCGATCAAGGAAAACGAGCTGAACACCGAGATCGCGGTCGAGAACAAGAAGCGCCAGATCAAGGAGGCGCAGATGGAGGCGGAGAAGTCCGTGGCGCAGAAACGCCGCGAGCTGCGCGAGGCGGAGATGGCGACCCAGATCGCCCTGGAGGAGCAAAAGAAAGACCTGATCGCCCTGTCCACGGTCAACGCCCGCCAGGAGGCGGAGACCCGCGCCTATGGGGTCGCGACCGTCATGCAGGCCCTGTCCCAGACCGATCCGCGCATCCTGGAGGTGCTGACCCAGGCCCGCATGGAGCCGAACCAACTGGTCGCACTGGCCTTCAAGGAGTTGGCGGAGGGGGCGCAGCGGATCGGTCAGCTCAACATCACCCCGGACCTGCTGCGCGAGCTGATGGCGGGCAATCCGGCTGACTGA
- a CDS encoding PEP-CTERM sorting domain-containing protein, whose protein sequence is MHSAPVMRLIALTAFGMASAAQANLMIDVYEYGTLGQSRWVFSGSAQYSENVVGGKFAGGDVSLIEEWKGAGAGSDYVKTGAYNNYTPSLISGSVTLSVTPSGGNIIQGLIDGLHIDHDTTTPTSGDDFGVSLAAVDIALSADALVSWSGEAIFNVDINKLNRGTFSFLNYGEDPNVPGRIYGSLPLTLEVPEPGTAVLLMLGVTGLVRFAVRRGTNPKSLLGTVH, encoded by the coding sequence ATGCACAGTGCACCAGTTATGCGGCTCATCGCGTTGACCGCTTTCGGTATGGCTTCGGCGGCGCAGGCCAACCTGATGATCGATGTCTACGAGTATGGCACCCTGGGTCAAAGTCGCTGGGTCTTCAGCGGTTCGGCTCAGTATTCCGAAAACGTCGTGGGCGGGAAGTTTGCCGGCGGCGATGTGTCGTTAATCGAGGAATGGAAAGGCGCCGGGGCTGGTTCGGACTACGTCAAGACCGGCGCGTACAACAACTACACACCCTCGCTGATCAGCGGTTCAGTGACTCTCAGCGTCACCCCGTCCGGTGGCAATATCATCCAGGGTTTGATCGACGGCCTGCATATCGACCACGATACGACGACCCCTACCTCAGGGGATGACTTTGGGGTAAGCTTGGCGGCCGTCGACATTGCCTTGTCGGCTGACGCCCTCGTAAGTTGGTCAGGCGAAGCAATCTTCAACGTCGACATCAATAAACTCAACCGCGGTACCTTTTCGTTCCTGAACTATGGGGAGGACCCCAATGTTCCCGGCCGGATCTATGGATCGCTGCCGCTCACCCTTGAGGTCCCTGAACCGGGCACCGCGGTGCTCCTGATGCTCGGCGTGACTGGCTTGGTCCGTTTCGCCGTTCGCCGCGGGACCAATCCGAAATCGCTATTAGGAACGGTCCATTAA
- the rlmB gene encoding 23S rRNA (guanosine(2251)-2'-O)-methyltransferase RlmB, whose translation MNDLAPVAGIHSVRSALKFGAEGVGELWLERGRRDRRLAELADLARAAGIPVKQTDRAALDQGAQGTNHQGALAWVRSAAPRLAGDLDGILDQIAGPPLLLLLDEVQDPHNLGACLRTADAAGVHAVIAPKDNAVGLTPVVCKVASGAAQTVPYLQVTNLARTMDQIKERGIWLIGTAGEAAGDLYGTDLKGPIGLVMGSEGTGLRRLTRERCDLLVRLPMAGTVESLNVSVAAGVCLFEAVRQRRTGH comes from the coding sequence GTGAACGACCTGGCACCCGTCGCCGGCATCCACAGCGTGCGTAGCGCGCTCAAATTCGGCGCCGAGGGGGTCGGCGAGCTGTGGCTGGAGCGCGGCCGACGCGACCGGCGGCTGGCGGAGCTGGCCGACCTCGCCCGCGCGGCCGGCATCCCGGTCAAACAGACCGACCGGGCGGCACTGGATCAGGGGGCCCAGGGCACCAACCACCAGGGCGCGCTCGCCTGGGTGCGCAGTGCCGCCCCCCGGCTGGCGGGGGACCTGGACGGAATCCTGGATCAGATCGCGGGACCGCCCCTGTTGCTGCTCCTGGATGAGGTCCAGGACCCGCACAACCTGGGGGCCTGTCTGCGCACCGCGGACGCCGCCGGGGTCCATGCCGTGATCGCCCCCAAGGACAACGCGGTCGGTCTGACCCCGGTGGTGTGCAAGGTAGCGAGCGGGGCGGCGCAGACGGTGCCCTATCTCCAGGTGACCAACCTGGCCCGCACCATGGACCAGATCAAAGAACGCGGCATCTGGCTGATCGGGACCGCCGGGGAGGCCGCGGGCGACCTCTACGGCACGGATCTCAAGGGTCCGATCGGGCTCGTGATGGGCAGCGAGGGCACCGGCCTGCGGCGCCTGACGCGCGAGCGCTGCGACCTGCTGGTGCGGCTGCCGATGGCCGGGACCGTGGAGAGCCTCAACGTCTCGGTGGCGGCGGGGGTCTGTCTCTTCGAGGCCGTGCGGCAGCGGCGGACGGGGCACTGA
- a CDS encoding WD40 repeat domain-containing protein, which produces MEITSPLPDRPLWAALSPDDSEAAAVGRQLVVTRHPLDPPADGAGPTGPRPLAGHESTVYRAIYTPNGQALATVSGDTTLRLWDLTTGQSLFRLQLPTANRDASPLWDFDLTCTTDQSACWIAVP; this is translated from the coding sequence GTGGAAATCACGTCACCTCTCCCGGACCGGCCGCTGTGGGCCGCCCTGAGCCCGGACGACAGCGAGGCCGCCGCAGTCGGACGCCAGTTGGTCGTCACCCGCCACCCCCTCGACCCACCCGCCGACGGCGCCGGGCCGACCGGACCCAGGCCCCTGGCCGGCCATGAGAGCACTGTCTACCGCGCCATCTACACCCCGAACGGCCAGGCACTCGCGACCGTGAGCGGCGACACGACCCTGCGCCTCTGGGACCTGACCACCGGCCAGTCACTCTTCCGGCTGCAACTGCCGACCGCAAACCGCGACGCCAGTCCCCTCTGGGACTTCGACCTGACCTGCACCACCGACCAATCCGCCTGCTGGATCGCCGTCCCCTGA
- a CDS encoding phytoene desaturase family protein, with product MNIFRPHCAARGFLKDKPGARVVIIGSGINGLCLGGLLSQAGYRVDILEASPTAIGGHARIIQSGGLRFSAGPQYLWSFGPQDHPYQVLRHLLRGSPVTFRKMAADGFEEIMIGGAPAVSIPMGFERFQSQMIRLFPNEEKGIRTLFRYLYHLFESGKVIDRQGAYGAGMFAMKMAVLQSSLPLATKYYTYRFAGWSLGRMLDYCRLGEPARRLLYGHAGIFCEDEQDVSVVLYAVATGYYHSGAYVPEQGFHALMAALINVIQANGGRIHTGARATRIAVTDQQVRQVICRDGREFAGALFISTLSPRLTARLTDGMQEVEFSYQPSNSLHSAFVVVRDMPEIREKLYDRNIWWQAGDGKINFAPDRRGDAIKFMYVGSNIHELTSAQQAQGLSGLILFSPATFSEAQQEAAKGPTSYDAYKSSVKNQMLDVLEHHIFPGISRKIEDFNLLTPYDLAVDIHAEAGSVYGRRLTYQNLKQPFPQFDHITNLAVLCATTTLPGIAVGFNNAALLFRKLTGKAVIA from the coding sequence ATGAACATCTTTCGACCCCATTGCGCCGCGCGCGGCTTCCTGAAGGATAAGCCGGGGGCGCGTGTCGTGATTATCGGTTCGGGTATCAATGGCTTATGCCTTGGTGGGTTGCTGAGTCAAGCCGGTTACCGCGTTGATATTCTCGAAGCCAGCCCCACTGCCATCGGCGGCCATGCGCGCATCATCCAATCAGGTGGGTTGCGGTTCTCCGCCGGGCCTCAGTACCTGTGGTCCTTCGGCCCGCAGGATCATCCGTACCAGGTTCTTCGTCATCTTCTCCGCGGGTCGCCGGTTACCTTCAGGAAAATGGCCGCGGATGGCTTTGAAGAGATCATGATAGGCGGCGCGCCCGCCGTGTCCATCCCGATGGGATTCGAGCGCTTTCAATCACAGATGATCCGGCTTTTTCCGAATGAGGAGAAAGGGATAAGAACGCTTTTCAGATACCTGTATCATTTATTCGAGTCGGGCAAGGTCATCGATCGGCAAGGCGCTTACGGTGCCGGCATGTTCGCTATGAAGATGGCGGTCTTGCAGTCATCTTTGCCCCTCGCGACCAAGTACTATACCTATCGCTTCGCCGGCTGGTCGTTGGGGAGGATGTTGGATTACTGCCGACTGGGCGAACCGGCCAGGCGGCTCTTGTATGGCCATGCCGGTATCTTTTGTGAAGATGAACAGGATGTCTCCGTCGTGCTGTATGCTGTTGCCACCGGTTATTATCATTCCGGGGCCTATGTTCCGGAGCAGGGTTTCCATGCCTTGATGGCGGCGCTGATAAATGTAATCCAAGCCAATGGCGGCAGGATTCACACGGGTGCCCGTGCAACAAGGATTGCGGTAACTGACCAGCAGGTGCGGCAGGTGATCTGTCGGGACGGCAGGGAGTTTGCCGGTGCTTTGTTCATCAGCACCCTGTCGCCGCGCCTCACCGCACGCCTGACCGATGGGATGCAGGAGGTGGAATTTTCATATCAGCCGTCGAACTCGTTGCATTCGGCATTTGTCGTCGTCAGAGATATGCCTGAGATCCGGGAGAAGCTCTATGACCGCAATATCTGGTGGCAGGCCGGCGACGGGAAAATCAACTTTGCGCCGGACAGGCGCGGCGATGCGATCAAGTTCATGTATGTCGGCTCGAACATCCATGAGCTGACCTCGGCGCAGCAGGCACAGGGGTTAAGCGGCCTGATCCTCTTCAGTCCGGCGACTTTCAGTGAGGCGCAACAGGAGGCGGCGAAGGGCCCCACAAGTTACGATGCCTATAAATCGTCAGTAAAAAACCAGATGCTCGACGTATTGGAACATCATATCTTTCCCGGCATCAGCCGGAAGATAGAGGATTTCAATCTGTTGACCCCTTATGATCTTGCGGTTGACATTCACGCGGAAGCGGGCAGCGTCTATGGCCGTCGGTTGACCTATCAGAACCTGAAGCAGCCCTTTCCCCAGTTCGATCACATCACGAATCTCGCCGTGCTCTGCGCCACCACCACCCTGCCGGGCATTGCCGTCGGATTCAATAATGCGGCATTATTGTTTCGGAAGCTGACAGGTAAGGCGGTGATTGCCTGA